Proteins encoded by one window of Candidatus Kaelpia aquatica:
- the ptsP gene encoding phosphoenolpyruvate--protein phosphotransferase, with translation MFDKEIKLKGVPVSPGIGIAKAHVISNDLLQVEHRSIKESDLSEEIKSLENALLKTKKEIVKIQNSMAKEMGSKYANIFDVQLMLLEDRVLLEEIIERLRKELCGVEYVFFDVLKKYKKALAKLDDPYLKERAQDISDFGKRVLKNLIGKDMLAAKEFKEKTILIAHDLSPSDTAVLNREFVLGLVTESGGPTTHAAIMAKSFEIPAIVGAENATSKIEAGDIVIVDGSSGELIVNPSHATLRLYQEKKNKVEAKLVRIMEFKDNESKTKDGVAIKIMANIEFPPEVKSVQDHGADGIGLYRTEYLYLNRENLPTEDEQYQAYKMVVLQMVPDTVTIRTVDLGGDKFISQMDISYELNPFLGWRAIRFCLARPSIFKTQLRAMLRASVHGDLQIMLPMISGIEEVDEARKIIVEVMRDLDREEIPYNKDLKIGAMLETPSAAMVCDHLKNRVDFFSIGTNDLIQYSIAVDRINEKISYLYEPAHPGVLRLIDRIIKDSREYHIPVGMCGEMAGVNYFFPLLLGLGLREFSVSPLIIPELKLIVSIVEIAQAEKIAAEVMKMDSAKAIKDFLKAELKALLGKDYGELVGV, from the coding sequence ATGTTTGATAAAGAGATAAAACTTAAAGGGGTTCCAGTCTCACCGGGCATAGGTATAGCCAAGGCTCATGTTATATCAAATGACTTACTGCAGGTAGAACATAGGAGCATTAAAGAGTCTGATTTGAGCGAGGAGATAAAGAGCCTGGAAAACGCTCTTCTTAAGACAAAGAAAGAGATAGTCAAGATACAGAACAGCATGGCTAAGGAGATGGGCTCTAAGTACGCTAATATCTTTGATGTTCAGCTCATGCTATTAGAAGACAGGGTTTTGCTGGAGGAGATTATAGAGAGGCTGAGAAAGGAGCTTTGCGGCGTTGAATATGTATTTTTTGATGTACTTAAAAAATATAAGAAGGCTCTTGCAAAGCTTGACGATCCCTATCTTAAAGAGAGAGCCCAAGATATCAGTGATTTTGGCAAGAGGGTTTTGAAAAATCTAATAGGCAAAGATATGTTGGCCGCTAAAGAGTTTAAAGAGAAGACTATATTGATTGCTCACGATCTCTCTCCCTCAGATACAGCTGTTTTAAACAGAGAGTTTGTCTTAGGTCTTGTTACAGAGAGCGGAGGTCCGACTACCCATGCTGCAATAATGGCTAAGTCGTTTGAGATCCCGGCTATTGTAGGTGCAGAGAATGCTACCTCCAAGATAGAGGCGGGAGACATTGTTATTGTAGATGGCAGCAGCGGGGAGCTGATCGTCAATCCTTCCCATGCTACTTTGAGGTTATACCAGGAGAAGAAGAACAAGGTAGAGGCTAAATTGGTTCGCATTATGGAGTTTAAAGATAATGAGAGTAAGACCAAAGACGGTGTAGCCATTAAGATAATGGCCAACATAGAGTTTCCCCCGGAGGTTAAGTCGGTTCAAGACCATGGGGCTGATGGCATCGGGCTTTATAGAACAGAGTACCTCTATTTAAATCGCGAAAACCTTCCAACCGAAGATGAGCAGTACCAGGCCTACAAGATGGTTGTTCTTCAGATGGTTCCAGATACAGTTACTATAAGGACGGTAGATCTTGGCGGGGATAAGTTTATATCCCAGATGGATATATCTTATGAGCTGAATCCTTTTCTTGGTTGGCGGGCGATAAGGTTCTGTCTGGCCAGGCCCAGCATATTTAAGACTCAGCTTAGAGCTATGTTGAGAGCCTCGGTCCATGGCGATCTTCAGATAATGCTTCCTATGATATCAGGGATTGAAGAGGTGGATGAAGCCAGAAAGATTATAGTTGAGGTTATGCGGGATTTAGATAGAGAAGAGATCCCCTATAATAAAGATCTAAAGATAGGAGCTATGCTTGAAACACCTTCAGCAGCTATGGTCTGTGACCATCTTAAAAACAGGGTTGATTTCTTCAGCATCGGGACTAATGATCTTATACAGTATTCTATTGCAGTTGACCGCATAAATGAGAAGATTTCCTATCTCTATGAACCTGCTCACCCCGGGGTCTTAAGATTAATAGACCGGATTATAAAAGATAGTAGAGAGTATCATATTCCTGTCGGTATGTGCGGAGAGATGGCTGGGGTTAATTATTTTTTCCCTCTCCTTCTTGGGCTAGGATTACGTGAATTTAGTGTTAGTCCTTTGATAATACCTGAGCTTAAGCTCATTGTCTCTATTGTTGAAATAGCCCAGGCAGAGAAGATTGCAGCAGAGGTTATGAAGATGGATTCTGCCAAAGCGATAAAAGACTTCCTGAAAGCAGAATTAAAAGCATTGCTGGGTAAAGATTACGGAGAGTTGGTAGGGGTCTAA
- a CDS encoding HPr family phosphocarrier protein, with product MKIVKRLRLVSEQGLHARPAAMLVETANKFMSKVTVTKGDLVVDGKSILNILTLGVECKDEIIIEVEGEDAEEAMDLLERIILKEDV from the coding sequence ATGAAAATTGTAAAGAGGCTGAGATTGGTTTCTGAGCAAGGCTTACATGCAAGGCCTGCTGCAATGCTTGTTGAGACGGCGAATAAATTTATGTCAAAAGTTACAGTTACAAAAGGAGATTTAGTCGTAGATGGGAAATCTATTTTAAATATCTTAACTCTGGGTGTAGAATGTAAGGATGAAATTATTATTGAAGTTGAAGGTGAAGATGCAGAAGAAGCTATGGATTTATTGGAGAGAATAATATTAAAAGAAGATGTTTGA
- a CDS encoding sugar phosphate nucleotidyltransferase, with protein MEAVILAAGVGKRLYPLTKKIPKALFPINGLPVIEYILKKLKPLDLKKINIITNDKYYSNLINWVENYHTSVPIVIRSDGTRTQRDKLGAVGNLEFILKSEKIKDDVLLLVSDMVFSFKLEGFLSSVKKRKDQNWLLLYRLKDREEASKYGVLSLDKDSKVLRFQEKPKVPFSSLIAFGVYYLPKNKLSMVNEFCERDGSKDALGGYFRYLAERGSLYGFIQRSGSWADIGGSIECYKKAINVVNERRNF; from the coding sequence ATGGAGGCAGTGATTTTAGCAGCAGGGGTTGGCAAGAGGCTCTATCCTTTAACGAAGAAGATACCCAAGGCGCTCTTTCCGATAAATGGCTTACCAGTCATAGAGTATATTTTAAAGAAACTAAAGCCTCTAGATTTAAAAAAGATAAATATAATAACCAATGATAAGTACTATAGTAATCTTATCAATTGGGTCGAAAATTACCATACTTCTGTTCCTATAGTCATAAGATCAGACGGCACTAGAACACAGAGAGATAAACTTGGTGCAGTTGGAAACCTTGAATTTATACTGAAAAGTGAAAAAATAAAAGATGATGTTTTGCTTTTGGTTTCTGATATGGTATTCTCTTTTAAATTAGAAGGTTTTCTTTCCTCTGTTAAAAAGAGAAAAGATCAAAACTGGCTGCTTCTCTATAGGCTTAAAGATAGAGAGGAGGCGTCTAAGTACGGCGTGCTCTCTTTAGATAAGGATAGTAAAGTTCTAAGGTTTCAAGAGAAGCCTAAAGTTCCCTTCAGCTCGCTGATAGCATTTGGAGTTTACTATCTGCCTAAGAATAAACTAAGCATGGTCAATGAGTTTTGTGAAAGAGACGGTTCTAAAGATGCTTTAGGAGGATATTTCCGCTACTTAGCAGAGAGAGGGTCTCTCTATGGTTTCATTCAGAGAAGCGGTAGTTGGGCCGACATTGGCGGAAGTATAGAATGTTATAAAAAAGCAATAAATGTTGTTAATGAAAGGAGGAATTTCTAA
- a CDS encoding DUF1926 domain-containing protein, with product MDLNKDSINFLIAVHAHQPVDNFDNVFHQAFESSYIPFFNTLSQFPEIKISFHISGSLLDWTLKNQVEFLNLIKSLVKKGQLELLSAGYYEPILVLLSDRDKKNQIELYLSRISEIFKVKPRGLWLTERVWEPDLVKSIKTSGVDFIIVDDEHFKRAGLDQESLGGYYITEDKNCDLALFPSSKFLRYSMPFKPPVDSIDYLRSKKEQGIKAISFGDDLEKFGFWPDTYDWVYKEQWLSKFFTLLSQNSDWLKTAHFSDILDSHSSSGRIYLPSASYSEMMDWSGGMFRNFLIKYPESNHLQKRVFDISLKLEKLEEDSKRVYPHIREKLYKAQNNDVYWHGVFGGLYLTHLRYLAYRYLIDAENDLDAVTKVKFPLVVQKDIDLDGNEEIIFKDKVYNLYICPCSGGTITEIDYKPKNMNILNTLTRRAESYHKKILQENEVNSELIASANPPSIHNRTSAAIQCLQGELVYDYYRKSAWIDHIYSESDLNEKDFSRNRVRDILSLYEKPYICKVDKGGVAASIDAKGLSLVKSLKLSQNFLNFSYNIKHSLDSGSVFSSEFNLLLYSEEALKKEGFLKARELVLEDSWFKLKYSFKFSKETTILLYPIYTISDSELGLEKSYQGLSMHFIWPLKKESLDFNFKLGVGEL from the coding sequence ATGGATTTAAATAAAGATAGTATCAATTTCTTGATTGCTGTTCATGCTCACCAGCCGGTCGATAATTTTGATAATGTTTTTCATCAGGCTTTTGAGAGTTCATACATTCCTTTTTTTAATACACTATCTCAGTTTCCGGAGATAAAAATATCGTTCCATATAAGCGGCAGTCTCTTGGATTGGACCTTAAAGAATCAGGTGGAATTTTTAAATCTTATAAAAAGTTTAGTCAAGAAAGGGCAGCTGGAGCTTCTCTCAGCCGGCTATTACGAGCCTATATTGGTACTTCTTTCTGATCGGGACAAGAAGAACCAGATAGAGTTATATCTCTCTAGGATAAGCGAGATATTTAAGGTTAAACCTAGAGGGCTTTGGCTTACTGAGAGAGTCTGGGAGCCGGATTTAGTCAAATCGATAAAGACCTCTGGAGTTGATTTTATTATTGTTGATGATGAACATTTTAAAAGAGCTGGATTGGATCAGGAGAGTTTAGGAGGTTATTATATTACCGAAGATAAGAACTGTGACTTAGCCCTCTTCCCAAGCTCTAAATTCTTAAGATATTCAATGCCGTTTAAGCCTCCAGTTGATTCAATAGATTATTTAAGATCAAAAAAAGAACAAGGAATAAAGGCGATATCTTTTGGGGATGATTTAGAAAAATTCGGATTTTGGCCGGATACATACGACTGGGTTTACAAAGAACAATGGTTGAGTAAGTTTTTTACTCTCTTATCTCAAAATAGCGATTGGCTTAAAACAGCTCATTTTAGTGATATCTTAGATTCTCACTCGTCTTCAGGCAGAATATATTTACCATCTGCAAGTTATTCAGAGATGATGGACTGGTCAGGAGGTATGTTTAGGAATTTTTTGATTAAATATCCTGAGAGTAACCACCTCCAGAAAAGAGTGTTTGATATCAGTTTGAAGCTAGAAAAGCTAGAAGAAGATTCAAAGAGAGTCTATCCTCACATAAGAGAGAAGCTCTATAAGGCCCAAAACAACGATGTCTATTGGCACGGGGTCTTTGGCGGGCTCTACCTCACTCATTTAAGATATCTTGCTTATAGATATCTTATAGATGCTGAGAATGATTTGGATGCTGTAACTAAAGTTAAATTTCCGTTGGTTGTGCAGAAGGATATTGATTTGGATGGAAATGAAGAGATTATATTTAAAGATAAAGTCTACAACCTTTATATCTGTCCATGTTCTGGAGGCACCATCACTGAGATAGACTATAAGCCTAAAAATATGAATATTTTAAATACTCTTACAAGAAGAGCAGAGTCTTATCATAAAAAGATACTTCAGGAGAACGAGGTTAACAGCGAGCTTATAGCTTCAGCAAACCCTCCTAGTATTCATAATCGAACATCAGCAGCAATTCAATGTCTTCAAGGCGAGCTGGTATATGATTATTATAGAAAATCTGCCTGGATAGATCATATTTACTCAGAGTCTGATTTAAATGAGAAAGATTTTTCAAGAAATAGAGTAAGAGATATTTTAAGCCTCTATGAGAAACCTTATATATGTAAAGTCGATAAGGGGGGCGTAGCGGCTTCTATAGATGCTAAAGGTTTATCTTTAGTAAAGAGTCTTAAGTTAAGTCAGAATTTTCTTAATTTTTCATATAACATAAAACATAGCTTGGATAGCGGTTCAGTGTTCTCTTCTGAGTTCAATTTGCTCTTATATTCAGAAGAGGCATTAAAAAAGGAAGGGTTTTTAAAGGCTCGGGAATTAGTATTAGAGGATAGCTGGTTTAAGTTAAAGTATTCGTTTAAGTTCTCGAAAGAGACAACCATCCTTTTATATCCTATTTATACTATCTCTGATTCTGAGCTTGGCTTAGAGAAGTCCTATCAGGGGCTATCTATGCATTTTATCTGGCCGCTTAAAAAAGAGTCTCTGGATTTTAATTTTAAATTAGGCGTAGGTGAGCTATGA